In Rhodospirillales bacterium, a single window of DNA contains:
- a CDS encoding HD domain-containing protein translates to ATARRDQAAWDLLNTPEFQRLRRIRQLGVSEFTFPGATHTRFAHSVGVFHTARALVNVLGKLIPDAEFDRDRADLAVLAALLHDLGHGPFSHAFESAQKKRGSKKSHENWTSDIILNPKGYIQPILENFRQGITEHIADLLTAEVPKDVYHAVVSSSFDADRLDYLRRDRLMTGRGAGAIDFDWLIDNLRIAEVRRGGDDDVDSEPVMTFCLDEKALQAAESFLLARYHLFEQVYLHKATRCVEAMLRALLERVAEAAKGRGHTKLGLDKTDPLIRFFKTGARPSRMSCT, encoded by the coding sequence GCGACGGCGCGGCGCGATCAAGCCGCTTGGGATCTGCTCAACACTCCAGAGTTTCAAAGGTTGCGGCGCATTCGGCAACTTGGCGTTTCGGAATTCACATTCCCAGGGGCGACACATACGCGCTTCGCTCACTCAGTTGGTGTTTTCCATACGGCGCGGGCCTTGGTCAATGTGCTCGGGAAGTTAATTCCCGATGCGGAGTTTGATCGCGACCGCGCGGACCTAGCGGTTCTTGCGGCATTATTGCACGATCTCGGACATGGCCCCTTCAGCCACGCCTTCGAAAGCGCGCAGAAGAAGCGCGGTTCGAAGAAGAGCCACGAGAACTGGACGTCCGACATCATCCTCAATCCAAAAGGATACATACAACCGATTCTCGAGAATTTCCGTCAGGGGATAACGGAGCACATCGCCGACCTGCTTACGGCCGAAGTGCCGAAGGACGTCTATCACGCAGTCGTTTCGAGTTCCTTTGACGCGGACCGGCTTGACTATCTTCGGCGTGACCGATTGATGACGGGAAGGGGCGCAGGTGCGATCGATTTTGACTGGTTAATCGACAATCTGCGCATCGCCGAGGTTCGACGCGGCGGCGACGATGACGTTGACAGCGAACCCGTCATGACCTTTTGCCTCGATGAAAAAGCCCTTCAGGCGGCCGAATCCTTTCTTCTCGCCCGATACCATCTTTTCGAGCAGGTCTATCTCCACAAGGCAACTCGCTGCGTCGAAGCGATGTTGCGGGCGCTTCTTGAAAGAGTGGCGGAGGCTGCGAAGGGTCGGGGCCATACCAAACTCGGGCTCGACAAGACCGATCCGCTGATCCGCTTCTTCAAAACCGGGGCGAGACCGTCCAGAATGTCTTGCACTTGA